From the Panthera leo isolate Ple1 chromosome C1, P.leo_Ple1_pat1.1, whole genome shotgun sequence genome, one window contains:
- the CC1H1orf162 gene encoding transmembrane protein C1orf162 homolog isoform X1 has translation MGGGHSKPECNNDEQNTNTVAPTPPFSFWERTNIQYLLLAFFAGVLITLLLLALIFFIIKSYRKRHSSPCALDPPFDPHSGQDSPAKLSSPEEALTYASMTFQIAEEKNHYLTEKHSAGLDPVVYSQIKVTNSPNLSSEA, from the exons ATGGGAGGAGGTCATTCCAAACCTGAATGCAACAACG ACGAACAAAACACCAACACAGTAGCCCCAACACCTCCGTTCTCCTTCTGGGAGCGCACCAA CATACAGTATTTGCTCTTGGCCTTTTTTGCCGGGGTCCTGATCACGCTGCTGCTGTTGGCCCTTATCTTCTTCATCATAAAGAGCTACAGGAAAC GTCACTCTAGTCCCTGCGCCCTGGATCCTCCCTTCGATCCTCACTCTGGCCAAGATTCTCCGGCCAAG cTTTCATCCCCAGAGGAAGCACTCACCTATGCTAGCATGACTTTCCAAATCGCAGAAGAAAAGAATCATTACCTGACTGAGAAACATTCTGCAGGCTTGGATCCGGTTGTCTACTCTCAGATCAAAGTGACAAACTCACCCAACCTTTCCAGTGAGGCTTGA
- the CC1H1orf162 gene encoding transmembrane protein C1orf162 homolog isoform X2, translating to MKISGREESPQFSLRPQIVLEPKSKMLKSSGIQYLLLAFFAGVLITLLLLALIFFIIKSYRKRHSSPCALDPPFDPHSGQDSPAKLSSPEEALTYASMTFQIAEEKNHYLTEKHSAGLDPVVYSQIKVTNSPNLSSEA from the exons ATGAAGatttcagggagggaagagagcccACAGTTTTCACTGAGGCCTCAAATAGTTCTGGAACCCAAAAGCAAAATGCTGAAAAGCAGTGG CATACAGTATTTGCTCTTGGCCTTTTTTGCCGGGGTCCTGATCACGCTGCTGCTGTTGGCCCTTATCTTCTTCATCATAAAGAGCTACAGGAAAC GTCACTCTAGTCCCTGCGCCCTGGATCCTCCCTTCGATCCTCACTCTGGCCAAGATTCTCCGGCCAAG cTTTCATCCCCAGAGGAAGCACTCACCTATGCTAGCATGACTTTCCAAATCGCAGAAGAAAAGAATCATTACCTGACTGAGAAACATTCTGCAGGCTTGGATCCGGTTGTCTACTCTCAGATCAAAGTGACAAACTCACCCAACCTTTCCAGTGAGGCTTGA